The following are encoded together in the Penicillium digitatum chromosome 3, complete sequence genome:
- a CDS encoding Transcription factor jumonji/aspartyl beta-hydroxylase, whose product MPAHRTRLAFEPLSPLLDIHRVVESTPNFEFAMNITCDSIEEFPLEDFERLVLFQVVLSGRPLVIRGFNQRLDKGIFSEKWLRENYAKKVEEVRDLVKKRTQNFSMGHYLESLSLLTRQVTVHNYTNKDVQRLYLKDIDCPPEWRSYLENLLPPSLFYLNEAPQTFEGPASGKTNLSGIPKTTQGGLIAPAGDLMSSLPPTMRAENLMCYIGHEGTYTPAHQEMCASLGHNIMVDASDGSPEYGKPTEPGSSIWLMTETKDRRVVSEYWMSVLGHDIDIEDFFAPLHAWEIAPFKTWVVEQKPGDLILVPPLAAHQVWNRGTRTMKVAWNRTTVDTLELALREALPHARMVCRDEQYKNKAIVYYTLERYSKLLRQAKKVSHPVVSQLWDDFKRLFDMYKNILLSESFSQKNPEKNVQYHEFQSNITCSFCRCNIFNRFLTCTGCANSLGGDEDPYDVCMDCYVMGRSCACVSNLKWMEQFPWKHLTERYETWRRLIISSGEDYNDLKVQFPTFIVARGQAGKKSVAEICQEQLLRRPWNDPQKPKPVLDNTIEDADSESDGNSRSKKRRKLRQSLMAKLDEVHRCHVCLHFEVNWKLAPCSNCDQRYCYGSLFRAFEISPQEAMEKHHWLCPKCRKECSCGACQRDPSMKPYEPNCTILGHDTSKVADPRSIETLVDFRKSNLWWLKKFGDDVHGRIQKRQKEAEEAELERQKTLEDQGFSFESSPFDQSAQNDNGNDETPLGFDENNGGIPVDPSLMVQGPVASAGT is encoded by the exons ATGCCGGCACACAGAACACGCCTGGCTTTCGAGCCACTATCACCTCTTCTCGATATACATCGAGTTGTTGAGTCGACTCCCAATTTCGAGTTTGCGATGAACATCACCTGTGACTCAATTGAGGAATTTCCTCTTGAGGATTTTGAGAGGCTTGTCCTGTTCCAGGTTGTCCTGAGCGGAAGACCGTTGGTCATCAGAGGATTCAACCAACGTCTTGACAAGGGTATTTTCTCCGAGAAATGGCTCCGAGAAAACTACGCGAAGAAAG TCGAGGAAGTTCGAGATCTGGTAAAGAAGAGGACCCAGAATTTCAGCATGGGTCACTACCTCGAAAGCCTGTCACTTCTCACTCGGCAGGTGACAGTCCACAACTACACAAACAAAGACGTTCAACGGCTCTACCTCAAAGACATCGACTGTCCACCTGAGTGGCGTTCTTATCTAGAGAACCTACTACCGCCGTCACTGTTCTACCTGAACGAAGCACCTCAAACCTTTGAAGGACCTGCGTCAGGAAAGACGAATCTGTCTGGGATTCCCAAGACCACGCAAGGCGGCCTCATCGCGCCAGCGGGCGATTTGATGAGCAGCCTGCCCCCAACTATGCGCGCAGAGAATCTGATGTGCTACATTGGCCACGAGGGCACGTACACACCAGCACACCAAGAGATGTGTGCCAGTCTGGGCCATAACATCATGGTCGATGCGTCGGATGGGTCTCCTGAATACGGCAAGCCGACAGAGCCGGGTTCTTCAATCTGGCTGATGACAGAGACCAAAGACCGGCGGGTTGTTTCTGAATACTGGATGTCTGTTCTTGGGCACGACATTGACATTGAAGATTTCTTTGCTCCCTTGCATGCATGGGAGATTGCACCATTCAAGACCTGGGTGGTGGAGCAAAAGCCCGGTGACCTTATACTTGTGCCCCCTCTTGCCGCGCATCAGGTCTGGAACCGTGGCACCCGGACAATGAAAGTTGCCTGGAATCGCACGACTGTTGACACGCTCGAGCTGGCTCTGCGTGAAGCTTTGCCGCATGCGCGAATGGTCTGCCGTGATGAACAATATAAGAACAAAGCCATTGTCTACTACACGCTTGAACGGTATTCCAAGTTGTTGCGGCAAGCAAAAAAGGTCAGTCATCCGGTGGTAAGTCAACTTTGGGATGATTTCAAGCGACTGTTCGACATGTACAAGAACATTTTGTTGTCTGAATCCTTCTCACAAAAAAATCCAGAGAAGAATGTCCAATACCATGAGTTCCAGAGCAACATCACCTGCTCGTTTTGCCGTTGTAACATATTCAACCGGTTTCTCACCTGTACTGGTTGTGCAAATAGTCTTGGCGGCGACGAGGACCCGTACGACGTATGCATGGATTGCTATGTCATGGGTAGAAGCTGTGCCTGTGTTTCCAACCTCAAGTGGATGGAGCAATTTCCATGGAAACACTTGACCGAACGCTATGAGACATGGCGACGGCTAATAATTTCTTCTGGTGAAGACTACAATGATTTGAAGGTTCAGTTTCCCACTTTCATTGTCGCCCGTGGCCAGGCAGGCAAAAAATCTGTGGCGGAGATCTGTCAAGAGCAACTGCTGCGGCGCCCCTGGAACGACCCCCAAAAGCCCAAGCCCGTGTTAGACAATACTATCGAAGACGCCGACAGCGAATCTGATGGCAACAGTCGGTCGAAAAAGCGCCGCAAACTGCGACAGTCTCTCATGGCAAAATTGGATGAAGTCCACCGCTGCCACGTTTGCCTTCATTTTGAGGTCAACTGGAAGCTCGCGCCTTGCTCAAACTGCGACCAGCGCTACTGTTACGGCAGCTTGTTCCGTGCGTTTGAAATTTCCCCCCAGGAGGCCATGGAGAAGCACCACTGGCTCTGCCCGAAATGCCGCAAGGAATGCAGCTGCGGCGCTTGCCAGCGTGATCCATCAATGAAACCATACGAACCTAACTGCACCATTCTGGGCCATGACACCAGCAAGGTTGCCGACCCTCGCAGCATTGAGACCTTGGTGGATTTCCGGAAATCGAATTTGTGGTGGTTGAAAAAATTTGGCGACGACGTTCATGGACGCATTCAAAAACGCCagaaggaagccgaggaagcTGAACTGGAACGACAGAAGACCCTGGAAGACCAGGGCTTCAGCTTCGAGTCAAGTCCGTTCGACCAGTCGGCGCAAAATGACAATGGGAACGATGAAACCCCACTGGGCTTTGATGAGAACAATGGGGGAATTCCCGTTGATCCATCATTGATGGTCCAGGGACCTGTTGCGAGCGCAGGCACTTGA
- a CDS encoding Peptide alpha-N-acetyltransferase Nat2, putative encodes MSLRPTLLTKWISRRSEILKPPSLASYLHPSTRPSLARRSAIFSPVTQATQRSLTTTRCLTRTRPGPSSFQFKQRRFNSRSADGGKGSGTGTGAGASDKASLSQRLKKLSREYGWAALGVYLGLSALDFPFCFAAVRLLGVERIGYYEHAVIGFVKDKLKTLWPQTKGSEAEDGQGQLAQAEERNQEEASIWTQLVFAYAIHKSFIFIRVPLTAAVTPKVVKILRAWGWNIGKRKPKSL; translated from the exons ATGTCCCTGCGCCCAACCCTCCTCACCAAATGGATCTCGCGTCGTAGCGAGATCCTCAAACCCCCAAGCTTAGCCTCATACCTCCACCCCTCGACCCGACCATCACTCGCACGCCGCAGCGCAATCTTCTCCCCGGTAACACAAGCAACACAACGAAGTCTTACCACAACACGCTGCTTGACGCGAACCCGGCCGGGACCGAGCTCGTTCCAGTTCAAACAGCGCCGGTTCAATTCCAGGTCGGCTGATGGCGGTAAGGGATCTGGGACCGGGACTGGAGCTGGAGCTTCAGACAAGGCCTCGCTCTCACAGCGGCTGAAGAAGCTCTCACGGGAGTATGGATGGGCTGCGCTGGGAGTGTATCTTGGACTGTCGGCGCTAGATTTCCCATTTTGTTTTGCGGCCGTGCGGTTGCTTGGTGTTGAGCGCATTGGGTACTACGAGCATGCCGTTATTGGGTTTGTTAAGGATAAGCTCAAGACGCTGTGGCCGCAGACTAAGGGATCCGAGGCGGAGGATGGGCAGGGGCAACTTGCTCAGGCTGAGGAGCGGAATCAGGAAGAAGCTA GTATCTGGACGCAATTGGTTTTCGCATATGCCATCCATAAGAGCTTTATATTTATTCGAGTGCCGTTGACAGCGGCGGTGACGCCAAAGGTTGTGAAGATACTGCGTGCATGGGGGTGGAACATTGGGAAGAGAAAGCCCAAGAGTTTATAA
- a CDS encoding ankyrin repeat protein nuc-2, producing the protein MRIRRNHSASRDFSFSPKTFPHPEVFSISQNSPNGLPSQYYFDPNNMLLKMASPSKGAAAAAASIASSAAETVAQTSAAAETTSEISTTQPTTSSISTTSSSTAAPTTTSSEPATTSTTTSSTSTSSAPTTEPTTSALEPTSTSSTSTSSTPSTSSTSSTLSTSSTSSTSSTSSTTSTSSTSSTSSTSSASSTSSTSSASSASSASSTTSTTTAPSSTSSAEETTFTSTQGTTVVVITSTLTAANPGATSTASSSTIDSAALSTSTSAASSGGLSPSGTIAVAVVVPVVSVALIILALLFFWRKRKANKAAEEERRKEVEEYGFNPNNDPTLPGIGGVVVPKDNESSGYRGWGTTSAGRKASTNLSGGMGGLAMSEGSSPGYHHGATPSEGTVQYSDGTRPDSGEIVEPIGVLGGAPVAANNRNGDIHRGPSNASSAYSAANRSDASEESHMSAVHPSAGYYGENPYYGDINTHGAYGGEDYQPVIRDVQARRNTRIENPGVYPRQGNAGIAQNF; encoded by the exons ATGCGGATACGCCGCAATC ATTCGGCTTCGAGAGATT TCTCATTTAGCCCGAAAACATTCCCGCACCCGGAAGTGTTCTCAATCTCTCAAAACTCGCCGAACGGTCTCCCGTCTCAGTATTACTTCGATCCCAACAACA TGTTGTTGAAGATGGCCTCACCATCGAAAGGCGCTGCTGCCGCCGCTGCATCTATCGCTTCTAGCGCTGCAGAAACTGTTGCACAGACTTCGGCGGCTGCCGAGACCACCAGTGAAATATCTACCACCCAACCTACCACctcttcaatctcaacaACTTCTTCGTCAACGGCTGCTCCCACCACCACTTCAAGTGAACCGGCTACCACCAGTACCACTACGAGCAGTACTAGTACTAGTAGCGCGCCCACGACTGAGCCTACCACGTCGGCCCTCGAGCCTACGTCTACTTCGTCCACTTCCACGTCGTCCACTCCTTCTACGTCGTCCACTTCTTCCACGTTGTCCACATCGTCTACGTCGTccacttcttccacttcttccactacttccacttcttccacttcttccacttcttccacttcttccgcttcttccacttcttccacttcttccgcTTCTTCCGCTTCTTCCGCTTCTTCCACCACCTCCACTACAACCGCCCCGTCCAGCACCTCAAGTGCCGAGGAGACAACTTTTACATCGACACAGGGAACTACCGTAGTTGTTATCACGTCCACCCTAACAGCGGCCAACCCTGGTGCCACGTCTACCGCCTCTTCTAGCACAATCGATTCGGCCGCACTCTCAACCTCCACTTCAGCAGCGAGCTCCGGCGGTCTTTCTCCCAGCGGCACAATCGCCGTGGCAGTCGTTGTACCGGTTGTCTCAGTAGCATTGATCATTTTGGcacttctcttcttctggcgTAAGCGCAAGGCCAATAAGGCGGCTGAGGAGGAGCGCCGCAAGGAAGTGGAGGAGTACGGATTTAACCCAAACAACGACCCAACTCTTCCTGGCATCGGAGGCGTTGTGGTCCCCAAGGACAATGAATCCTCCGGCTACCGCGGCTGGGGAACCACCTCTGCCGGGCGCAAGGCGTCTACCAACCTCTCCGGCGGAATGGGTGGCCTGGCCATGTCGGAAGGAAGCAGCCCCGGTTATCACCACGGCGCAACACCCAGCGAAGGCACCGTTCAATATTCCGATGGCACCCGCCCCGACTCTGGCGAGATTGTTGAACCCATTGGTGTGCTAGGTGGCGCCCCAGTGGCTGCGAACAACCGCAACGGTGACATCCACCGCGGCCCCTCCAATGCATCCTCCGCCTACTCCGCAGCCAACCGTTCTGATGCATCGGAGGAAAGCCACATGTCCGCTGTCCACCCCTCGGCTGGCTACTATGGTGAGAACCCATACTACGGCGACATCAACACGCATGGCGCATACGGCGGCGAGGACTATCAGCCTGTCATCCGCGATGTCCAGGCGCGCCGTAATACCCGCATTGAGAACCCTGGTGTGTATCCGCGACAGGGTAATGCCGGTATTGCGCAGAACTTCTGA
- a CDS encoding Cyclin dependent kinase inhibitor Pho81, putative yields MGNHLNATSHIFIYSCHSVTLPVPLLFFPTGIFSCFSALLCFAELALLLRSLSSELGRAKSSLRGCENMKFGKQIQRRQLDLPEYAASFVNYKALKKLIKQLSATPTIPAQRTAEEIARANADPQGALRANKEVFFFRLEREIEKVNTFYLQKESEFSLRLRTLVDKKRVTQSRAVSNSKAPSNFAAMFEGFQQFDGDLNKLQQFVEINETAMSKILKKWDKTSKSRMKELYLHRAVEVQPCFNREVLRDLADRATTARLELEAWAEGENIHYDASRPLDRTAPLGSEEDEMDNQILQSASTGNLQTLREWLVRLQQLPDARERATRTFLTAINGFSDDVLALLLESQLVDIHAEDDINERNCLHESAISGRSFVFHAGLQASVDFARADVYGRIPLHYACMHGRVDMVRHLLAAGPHTVDIMDHDNFTSLIHSIVKGQLACAEQVLCSNARVDPEPESPALKGMDHRPLRGPDHIPLNLACQYGSLPIAKMLLERNAKLLPDAEGLYPQHMVARASQSPELLLLLKEHGADLDQKDKLYQWTPLFHAASEGCVPCLRTLLECGVDAQVPDEKGLSAMYYAAWEGHLECMLLLWAQPTGSKPALGPLDILNGVRMQEPGRMGDPMSVVTSVSELEMADGIPDLELPPPIIPLRRYGHNFLDKKVFIQLLFDQGNVGSIAFDQAGRYPAARMTISSKLSDLIPRTIMLPIQEETRTISFHVDNLDTFAVDFEIFPTFGSKVIAKSVALPDIFRAESSSTGAGCLPLFDPRLRTIGQLRFNFQVIKPYHGDPLEITQFATYWKATSALDSDHNGLVTGSSLSGDYVQLFVQLTRDRVAVLYPQFMINHHGVDIPVSHLTYAQFQAIGADRGANHPQILQFLETEATDDMPQTHRLLAASFLSLGDVLRQLPIDLNVNISLLYPSPAEEKKLHMTSLADVNSFADVILTVVFDHARVARDKNPEFMRSVVFTSYNPNICSALNWKQPNYPVLLCNDLGQIRDLAGNVNSMLHVNSSGRASMSIKESARIAQSNNFMGLICRSSLLNVVPALVETIKELGLVLVADTSDDVSQSDRFEELPATDTMGVAEWAYRMPDGVNGVMRANGILRFNDMIDM; encoded by the exons ATGGGAAACCATCTCAACGCAACGTCACATATTTTTATCTACTCGTGCCACTCCGTCACCCTACCTGTCCCACTATTATTCTTCCCCACTGGGATA TTCTCCTGCTTCTCCGCTCTGCTCTGTTTCGCTGAGCTTGCGCTACTGTTGCGATCTCTGTCTTCAGAGCTCGGGAGAGCCAAAAGCTCTCTCCGAGGGTGTGAAAATAT GAAGTTCGGCAAACAGATCCAGCGCAGGCAGCTAGATCTCCCCGAATATGCCGCCAGCTTTGTTAACTACAAGGCGCTGAAGAAG CTGATCAAGCAACTCAGCGCCACCCCGACTATCCCGGCGCAGAGAACAGCCGAGGAAATTGCAAGAGCTAATGCGGACCCTCAAGGCGCTTTGCGCGCAAACAAGGAGGTGTTCTTCTTCCGCTTG GAACGAGAGATTGAGAAGGTGAATACTTTCTACCTTCAAAAGGAATCAGAG TTTTCTTTGCGCCTAAGGACGTTGGTCGACAAGAAGCGGGTGACTCAGTCCCGAGCCGTCTCAAATTCGAAAGCACCATCGAATTTTGCTGCTATGTTTGAAGGCTTCCAACAATTCGATGGCGATTTGAACAAACTGCAGCAATTCGTTGAGATCAACGAGACTGCCATGTCCAAAATTCTTAAGAAATGGGATAAAACCTCCAAGTCTCGCATGAAAGAGCTGTATCTGCATCGGGCCGTTGAAGTGCAACCGTGCTTCAATCGTGAAGTTCTTCGAGACCTTGCGGATAGAGCCACTACCGCCCGGCTGGAATTGGAGGCCTGGGCCGAGGGCGAGAACATTCATTATGACGCCTCACGTCCATTGGACCGCACCGCACCCTTGGGGTCGGAAGAGGATGAAATGGACAACCAGATTTTGCAGTCAGCCTCCACCGGCAATCTGCAAACCCTACGTGAATGGCTAGTAAGGTTGCAGCAGTTGCCGGACGCCCGTGAACGCGCCACCCGTACATTCCTGACTGCCATCAACGGGTTCTCGGATGATGTGCTTGCTTTGCTATTGGAGAGCCAACTGGTTGACATACACGCCGAGGACGACATCAATGAACGAAACTGCCTTCACGAATCGGCCATCTCCGGCCGATCATTTGTCTTCCATGCAGGCCTCCAGGCATCCGTGGATTTCGCCCGCGCCGATGTCTATGGTCGAATCCCTCTCCACTATGCGTGCATGCACGGCCGCGTCGATATGGTGCGACATCTGCTCGCAGCTGGCCCCCACACCGTCGACATCATGGACCATGACAACTTCACCTCTCTAATCCACAGTATTGTAAAGGGTCAGCTGGCGTGCGCCGAGCAGGTTCTGTGTAGCAATGCCCGCGTCGACCCAGAGCCCGAGTCGCCCGCTTTGAAGGGAATGGACCATCGTCCGCTGAGGGGTCCGGATCACATTCCTTTGAACCTTGCCTGTCAATACGGCTCTCTCCCCATCGCTAAGATGCTTCTGGAGCGAAATGCGAAATTGCTGCCGGATGCAGAGGGTCTCTACCCCCAACATATGGTTGCACGCGCCTCACAATCGCCAGAGTTACTATTACTCCTGAAGGAGCACGGTGCTGATCTCGACCAGAAGGACAAGCTTTACCAGTGGACTCCACTGTTCCACGCAGCCAGCGAAGGCTGTGTCCCATGCCTACGCACCCTCCTAGAGTGCGGGGTTGATGCTCAGGTTCCAGATGAAAAGGGCCTCTCGGCAATGTACTATGCTGCCTGGGAGGGGCACCTGGAGTGCATGCTTCTCCTCTGGGCCCAACCCACCGGTAGCAAGCCTGCACTGGGGCCGCTTGACATTCTAAATGGCGTGCGGATGCAAGAACCCGGCCGGATGGGCGACCCGATGTCCGTGGTCACAAGCGTTTCTGAATTGGAAATGGCTGATGGTATCCCGGATCTTGAATTGCCTCCCCCTATCATCCCTCTCCGCCGCTATGGTCACAACTTCCTGGACAAGAAAGTATTCATTCAGCTTCTGTTCGATCAAGGGAATGTCGGGTCTATCGCCTTTGACCAGGCGGGCCGCTATCCTGCTGCTCGCATGACCATCTCTTCTAAATTGTCAGATCTCATCCCTCGTACTATCATGCTACCTATTCAGGAGGAGACACGCACAATATCGTTCCACGTGGATAACTTGGACACTTTTGCTGTGGACTTTGAGATCTTCCCTACCTTTGGTTCAAAGGTGATTGCAAAGAGTGTGGCCCTGCCAGACATCTTCCGCGCCGAGTCATCCAGCACTGGCGCAGGCTGTCTTCCTCTATTCGACCCTCGGCTCCGTACAATCGGCCAACTGCGCTTCAACTTCCAAGTGATCAAGCCATACCACGGCGATCCTCTGGAGATCACGCAATTTGCTACATATTGGAAGGCAACTAGTGCTCTTGACTCTGACCACAATGGACTGGTGACTGGCTCCAGTTTGTCGGGAGATTATGTTCAGCTCTTTGTACAACTGACCCGGGACCGTGTCGCAGTTCTTTACCCGCAATTTATGATCAACCACCACGGAGTCGACATCCCAGTGTCTCATTTGACCTACGCCCAGTTCCAGGCCATTGGGGCAGACCGCGGTGCCAACCATCCCCAGATCCTCCAGTTCTTGGAAACAGAAGCGACGGATGATATGCCGCAAACGCATCGACTCCTGGCGGCGTCCTTCTTGTCGTTAGGCGATGTTCTGCGCCAGCTTCCTATTGACTTGAATGTCAATATTTCCCTCCTCTACCCCTCGCCCGCGGAGGAGAAAAAGCTccacatgacttctttggCGGATGTCAACAGCTTTGCCGATGTTATTTTGACCGTTGTTTTCGACCACGCCCGTGTGGCCCGTGATAAGAATCCAGAATTCATGCGTTCCGTCGTATTCACCTCCTATAACCCGAACATCTGCAGTGCTCTCAACTGGAAGCAACCCAACT ATCCCGTTCTACTTTGCAATGATCTTGGTCAAATTCGGGACTTGGCTGGGAACGTTAACTCGATGCTCCATGTCAATAGCAGTGGCCGGGCCTCGATGTCGATCAAGGAGTCTGCTCGCATTGCCCAGAGCAACAACTTTATGGGCCTGATCTGCAGATCGAGTCTTTTG AATGTTGTTCCCGCACTCGTGGAAACTATAAAGGAGCTCGGCCTTGTGCTTGTGGCTGACACCTCTGATGATGTCAGTCAGTCGGATCGATTCGAAGAGCTACCCGCCACCGATACCATGGGCGTTGCTGAATGGGCATACCGCATGCCCGACGGCGTCAACGGTGTGATGAGAGCCAACGGCATTCTGAGATTTAACGACATGATCGACATGTGA
- a CDS encoding mitochondrial 54S ribosomal protein uL3m yields the protein MSPRLGGLLQFSPMWGAPLITPRIPVRSFGIRSLNPPKPSRFNIGPGLPVLESTSTAALRRKANSLPLRTGAIGIKKGMTAIYDPESGKRIPCTVLQLDRVEVISHKTRERHGYYAVQVGAGWKHPSNVTKSLLGHFSANGLSPKRHIFEFRVKDEAGLIPVGQSIEAGWFQEGQFVDARSNTKGKGFAGVMKRHGFHGQDRSHGVSLTHRSMGSSGPGQGGGSRVYPGKKMAGKMGNKQNTVQNLKILKVDSENGIVVVSGAVSGPKGCVVRIQDAIKKPWPEVPQAESAAPATESATA from the exons ATGTCGCCGCGCTTAGGAGGGCTACTTCAGTTCTCACCCATGTGGGGTGCCCCTTTGATCACGCCCCGGATCCCCGTGCGCTCATTCGGAATCCGATCCCTCAACCCGCCCAAACCGAGTCGTTTCAACATCGGTCCCGGGCTACCAGTCCTCGAGTCGACTTCCACAGCGGCTCTCCGCCGCAAAGCCAATTCCCTCCCGCTCCGCACCGGCGCTATCGGTATCAAGAAGGGAATGACTGCTATCTACGATCCGGAGTCTGGAAAGCGCATCCCCTGCACGGTCCTTCAGCTGGATCGTGTTGAGGTCATCTCCCACAAGACCCGCGAGAGACATGGATACTATGCTGTGCAGGTTGGTGCTGGCTGGAAACACCCGAGTAATGTTACCAAGTCGCTGCTTGGACACTTCTCAGCCAATGGGCTCTCGCCTAAGCGCCATATCTTTGAGTTCCGTGTTAAGGACGAAGCGGGCCTAATCCCTGTTGGTCAGAGCATTGAGGCGGGCTGGTTCCAGGAAGGCCAGTTTGTTGATGCTCGCTCCAATACTAAGGGTAAGGGATTTGCTGGTGTCATGAAGAGACACGGTTTCCACGGTCAGGATCGCAGTCACGGTGTTAGTTTGACGCATCGTTCAATGGGTTCTTCTGGTCCTGGTCAGGGTGGTGGTTCTCGTGTTTACCCCGGAAAGAAGATGGCCGGAAAGATGGGAAACAAGCAGAATACCGTTCAGAACTTGAAGATTCTCAAAGTGGATTCTGAGAATGGTATTGTCGTTGTCAGCG GTGCCGTCAGTGGTCCAAAGGGCTGTGTTGTGAGAATTCAGGATGCGATTAAGAAGCCATGGCCGGAAGTGCCACAGGCAGAGTCGGCTGCACCTGCTACCGAATCAGCTACTGCTTAA
- a CDS encoding Histone acetyltransferase protein, with translation MVTVRLRKAFRYPEESEGEREELDEEQQEQLIELLQSQNDTRNAQYSMILTALPLLAATVFAPSVQSASSQAERLFSLFGLVSLLTTAYIMKCSPLQPDPKDKKPVTFHTERIARLHVALVPGNSAICLLLAVVFFSTGSSYRIQPVLYLIPGAMLAVILLAQKVMLSVDLASLKDLQYEYKGA, from the exons ATGGTTACGGTGAGATTGCGAAAGGCGTTTCGATACCCTGAGGAATCAGAGGGTGAGCGAGAGGAGTTGGATGAAGAGCAACAAGAACAGCTCATCGAGTTGTTGCAGAGCCAGAATGATACTCGCAATGCCCAGTATAGT ATGATTCTTACTGCGCTTCCACTGCTGGCTGCTACAGTATTTGCGCCTTCGGTCCAGTCAGCTTCCAGCCAGGCGGAACGATTGTTCTCGCTCTTCGGCCTTGTTTCGTTGTTGACAACGGCCTATATTATGAAATGCTCCCCTCTGCAGCCTGACCCTAAAGACAAGAAACCTGTGACTTTCCATACCGAACGTATTGCTCGGCTTCATGTGGCTCTGGTACCTGGCAACAGTGCGATTTGTTTGTTGCTGGCTGTGGTCTTTTTTTCCACAGGATCGTCTTACAGGATCCAGCCAGTGCTATACTTGATTCCTGGAG CCATGCTCGCAGTGATTCTACTTGCTCAAAAGGTCATGCTCTCTGTTGACCTTGCATCCCTCAAGGATCTACAATACGAATACAAAGGCGCCTAA
- a CDS encoding Cytochrome oxidase assembly protein 1, with translation MFFSRVFTRRAALARKFIRSNIASRRTMIAAPGPNTGPLLERRADRELPNPNPTRKWLLTLPIFLIATGAGMLGIFNYQKSSSSIVSSTLYALRTSPRAREILGDEIYFAQQIPWISGEMNQLHGRINISFWVKGTKSQGKMNFRSIRPDRMSYFRTEEWSLETEDGTVVQLLDKDFDPFRKN, from the exons ATGTTCTTCTCCCGAGTATTTACGCGGCGCGCCGCGCTTGCCCGGAAATTCATTCGATCCAACATCGCCAGCCGACGCACAATGATAGCTGCGCCTGGTCCGAACACAGGACCACTACTGGAACGACGTGCGGACCGCGAGCTACCGAACCCGAACCCAACCCGGAAGTGGCTTCTTACACTCCCGATCTTCCTTATCGCAACGGGAGCTGGCATGCTTGGAATCTTCAATTACCAGAAGTCATCGTCGAGCATCGTGAGCAGCACGCTGTACGCGCTGCGGACGTCGCCGCGGGCTCGTGAGATCCTCGGCGATGAGATCTACTTCGCACAGCAGATTCCTTGGATCAGTGGAGAGATGAATCAACTACATGGTCGCATTAATATCTCGTTCTGGGTCAAGGGGACGAAGTCCCAGGGCAAGATGAACTTCAGAAGCATTCGGCCAGATCGTATGAGCTAT TTCCGTACCGAAGAATGGAGTCTGGAGACTGAGGATGGAACGGTGGTCCAATTGCTCGATAAAGATTTCGATCCCTTCCGGAAGAACTGA